A segment of the Candidatus Deferrimicrobiaceae bacterium genome:
CAAGGTGGCCCCCGGAGACTTCCTCGTGGCGGGGAAGAATTTCGGGTGCGGTTCCTCGCGTGAGCACGCCCCCATCGCCATCAAGGCGTCCGGGGCCTCCGCCGTGATCGCCCGGTCGTTCGCGCGGATCTTCTACCGGAATTCGTTCAATATGGGCCTCCCCATCTTCGAGGCGCCCGAGGCGGTCGGAGAGATCGACGCGGGGGACCTGCTTGTCGTGGACATGGAGAGCGGGACGCTGCGGAACGAGACGAAGAACCGGGAGTACCGCATCGCGCCGGTCCCGTCGTTCATGCAGGAGCTCGTCAATGCGGGGGGGCTGCTGAACTTCATGGCGGCCCGGCGGAAAGGAAAATAGCGGCCATGCCCAAGGTGTGCGTGTTTCCCGGCGACGGGATCGGTCCCGAGGTCGTCCGGGAGGCGCTGTCCGTCCTCCGGGAGGTCGAGGAGGTTTCAGGGAAAAGGCGGTTCGAGACCGAGGAGGAACTATTGGGCGGGGCGTCGTACGACGTCCACGGCGTCCCGATGACCGACCGGGCGTTGTCCCTGGCGCAGTCGTCCGATGCCGTGCTCATCGGAGCCGTCGGCGGGCCGAAGTGGGACACCCTCCCCTTCGAGGTCCGGCCGGAGCGCGCCCTCCTCGGGTTGCGGAAAACCTTGGGGCTTTTCGCGAACCTTCGGCCGGCGAAGGTGTACGGACCGCTTCTGGATGCCTCCCCCCTCCGGAGGGAGCTCGTGGAGGGGATCGATCTCCTGGTCGTCCGGGAGCTCACCGGGGGAATCTACTTCGGCGAGCCCCGGGGGATCCATGTGATCGACGGCGTCGAGACGGGAATCAACACGGAGGTGTACACCCGCCCGGAGATCGAGCGGGTCGCCCGGTTCGCCTTCGAGCTGGCCCGGAAACGGACGGGGAGGATGACCTCCGTGGACAAGGCGAACGTCCTGGAGGCGAGCGTGCTGTGGAGAAAGGTCGTCACGGAGGTGGGGGAGCGGGAATTCCCGGACATCGCGCTTTCCCACATGCTCGTCGACAACTGCGCCATGCAGCTCGTCCGGTATCCGAAGCAGTTCGACGTGGTCGTCACGACGAACCTTTTCGGCGACATCCTCACGGACGAGGCGTCGATGATCACGGGATCGATCGGGATGCTTCCTTCCGCGTCCCTCGGGGGAGAGGTGGGGCTGTACGAACCGATCCACGGAAGCGCACCGGACATCGCCGGGAAGGGACTGGCCAACCCTCTGGCGACGATACTTTCCGTGGCAATGATGCTATACTACTCGTTTAATATGCCCGGGGAGTCCGCCCTGATCGAGAACGCGGTAGAAAAGGTGCTCGCGGACGGGAACCGGACGGGGGACATCTTCCGCGAAGGGGCAGGGATCCGGCGGGTGGGAACCTCCGAAATGGGCAAAAGGGTGCGGCAAGCCATCCGGGACAACGCGTGACAAGGAGTTGCAAACATGGGAACGAAACGGTTTAGCGTCGCGGTAGCGGGAGCGACCGGCGCGGTCGGGGAAGTGATGCTTCGGATCCTGGAGGAGAGGAAGTTCCCCCTGCGGAGCGTCCGCCTGCTGGCCTCCGAGAGGTCGATCGGAAAGAAACTCCGGTTCCAGGGGGAGGAGATCCCGATCGAACTGCTCCAGAAGAGTTCCTTCAAGGGGATCGACATCGCCCTGTTCTCCGCGGGAGCATCCCGGAGCAAGGAGTTCGCCCCGGCGGCCTGGGAGTCCGGAGCGGTGGTGGTGGATAACTCGTCGGCCTTCCGGATGGAGCCGGACATCCCGCTGGTGGTGCCGGAGATCAATGCCGAAGCGATCGGCCAGTACCGGAACCGGGGGATCATCGCGAACCCGAATTGCACCACCATCATCGCGATCATGCCGCTCAAGCCCCTGCACGACTACGGGACGCTGCGGCGGGTCGTGGCCTCCTCCTACCAGGCGACCTCCGGGGCGGGGGCGAAAGCGATGGCGGAGCTCATCGCGCAGACGAAAGCCTACACACGGGATGAGAAAATGGAGGTTGCGGCGTTCAAGCACCAGATCGCCTTCAACGTCATCCCGCACATCGATGCCTTCCTGGAGAACGGGTACACGAAGGAAGAGATGAAGATGGCGAACGAAGGGCGAAAGATCCTGGGGATTCCCGATCTGCGCGTCACCTGCACCACGGTGCGCGTGCCGGTCCTCACCGCCCACTCGATCTCGATCAACGCGCAGTTCGAGAAGAAGATCACCCGCGAGAAGGCACGGGAGCTGATCGCGGCCTTCCCGGGCTGCCAGGTGATGGACGACCCGGGGAACAACCGGTACCCGATGCCGCTTTTCTGCGCGGGAAAGGACGACTGCTACGTCGGGCGGATTCGCGAGGACGACAGCGCGGAAAACGCCCTGAACCTTTGGGTGTGCGGGGACCAGTTGCGGAAGGGCGCGGCGCTGAACGCGATCCAGATTGCCGAGGTCCTCGCCCGGAAGCACCTGCAGCCCGCCAACGTCTGAGTTTTTCCCCGAAGAGTCGGGGGACGCGAGAGAGCGGGAGCGGCAGCACCCGGACGGCAGGAACCTGCGGCCGGAGGCGGGGCGAAAGCGCCCCGCTTCCGGCCTTTTTTCGCTTCCCGGGAGGGAAAAGCGCCGCCTCATGAAATCGGCCCGATAGGAGACCGTAATTGCGAAACGCAGCACTTGGCGGGGGCATGGGATCACGATGAGGAAGCGACGGGTCAAGGCGACCGTCTCCTATGACGGAACGGGATACCAGGGGTTCCAGCTCCAGCCGAACGGGGTCACCATCCAGGCGGTGATCGAGAAGGCGCTCGAGAGCCTCCTCCGGGAACCCGTCCGTATCCGGCCGGCCGGCCGCACCGACGCGGGGGTGCATGCCCGGCGGCAGGTGGTCGATTTTGCCGACTCCGGGAGACGGTCCCTGGAGGTCATCGTCCGCGGGGGGAACGCCCTTCTCCCCCCGGAGATCCGGATTCTTTCCGCCGAGGAGGTCCCCCTGGCCTTTGATGCGAGACGGTACGCGAAGTCCAAGGAATACCGGTACTTTCTCCACAATGCCCCCGTTCCCTCCCCGTTTTTCGCGAGGTATGCCTGGCACCTTGCGAGTCCCGTGGACCTCGGGGCGATGCGGGAAGGTCTCGCACATATCGTGGGAAGTCACGACTTCACCTCCTTCCGGGGGCAGGGGTGCGCGGCGAGGACGACGGTCCGGGAGATCTACCGAGCCGGGATCGGGGAGGCAGCCGTTCCGGGCCTGCACTGCGTCATGATCGCGGGCAGCGGTTTCCTCCGGCACATGGTGCGAAACGTGGTGGGGACCCTGGTGGACATCGGCAGGGGGAAGAGCCCCCCGGACCGAATGCGCGAACTTCTGGGGCTTGGGGACCGGACGCTCGCCGGGGAAACCGCCCCCCCCCACGGGCTGTTCCTGTGGGAAGTGTCCTACGGGAGCCCTCCGGACGCCGGTACCGCCGGGGAAAGGGCGGGGGGAGAAGGCTTTTTCTCTTGACGCGGGGAGTCGGGTGGGGTCTAATATCTCCTTTGATTTCGAAGCGAAAGGCTCTAGGAAATGAAGATGACGGACTTTTTCACGAAAGAGGACGCGACCCGGGAATGGTACGTGGTGGACGCGCAGGACCAGGTGCTCGGGCGGCTCGCGACCCGGGTGGCGTCGGTGTTGCGCGGGAAGCATAAGGCTGCGTTCACGCCCAACGCGGACATTGGCGATTTCGTCATCGTCATCAACGCGGACAAAGTGAAGCTGACCGGCCGGAAGATGACCGACAAGTCGTATTACCGGCATACGGGGTACATCGGGGGGCTGAAGGAGACCACGCCGGGAAAGGTGCTAGCATCAAAGCACCCGGGGCGGGTCGTCGAGTGGGCGGTTCGCGGAATGCTCCCGAAAACCCGGCTGGGGGACCGGCTGTTCACGAAGCTGAAAGTCTACGCCGGCCCGAATCATCCCCACAAGGCCCAGCAGCCAAGGCCGCTGGCCGTGAACGAACAGGAGAGGGCGTAATCGAATGGCACAGGCGAAGATCTATGCGACGGGCAAACGGAAAACCTCCATCGCGCGCGTCTACCTGACTCCGGGCAGCGGGCGGATCCAGGTGAACGGCCGGGAGTTCGAGGAGTACTTCCCCGTGCTCGCGCTGCGGGCGAACGCGGTGCAGCCGCTGGTCCTCACGGGGAAGCGGCAGAGCGTCGACGTGGAAGTCAACGTCACGGGCGGCGGCCCTGCGTCCCAGGCCGACTCGCTCAAATACGGGCTGGCCAAGGCGCTGCAGATCGAGAACCCCGAGCTCCGGACCACGCTCAAGCGTGCGGGGTACCTGACGAGGGACGCCCGTGTCAAGGAACGGAAAAAGTACGGACGACCGGGGGCGCGGAAACGGTTCCAGTTCTCCAAGCGGTAAGCACGCAGGGCGATTCGCCCCGCGGACGATTCCCGAAGGGGAAGGCCGGTGGCGCCTTCCCCTTTTTTGTTGGTGCGGGTCGTGACGGAAGCCGCGGGCGCATGCCTCGCTCCGCAGCCTCGGAGGGGGGCTCCTTCGGCTCTTGCTGCGCCGGCAACCGGGGACCCCAGGCGATGCGGGGGGTTCCGCGGAGCGGCCTGTGGAGCGAGGGGGAGATTGCGTCGAGCGGAACCGGCAGCGAGCGGGCGCAGGTCGCGAGCGTAGCGGAGGGGAATCCCCTGCGAGCCAGGGGCCCCGGGAACCGGCACTCGCAGCCGGGCGCACGACCGCTGCGCACGGTATCGTACATCGTCTCGACAGGAGACCGGAACTACGAGACGCGGCGCTCAGGATGAAAACGGTTCCGCAGCGGAGACCGCGATCCATGACCGAGAGGGAGGTGCCATGACCAAGGTGGCCATCTACGGGGCGACGGGCTACACGGGGTTCGAACTCATCCGTCTGCTGCTGTCGCATTCCAAGGCGAAGATATCGGCGCTTTCCTCCGAGCAGTATTCCGATCTGCCGTACGGGCAGGCATTCCCTTCCTTCCGGGGGATGCTTGCGAATGCGGCCTTCGGAAAGATGGAGCAGATCCGCTCCGTGGACGTGGACGCGGTCTTCCTTGCGCTTCCGCACACCGTTTCCGCCTCTGTGGCCGCGGAGATCCTCCCGCGGGGGCCCCGGGTCGTCGACCTGTCGGCCGACTTCCGTTTCCGGAGCATC
Coding sequences within it:
- a CDS encoding 3-isopropylmalate dehydratase encodes the protein KVAPGDFLVAGKNFGCGSSREHAPIAIKASGASAVIARSFARIFYRNSFNMGLPIFEAPEAVGEIDAGDLLVVDMESGTLRNETKNREYRIAPVPSFMQELVNAGGLLNFMAARRKGK
- the leuB gene encoding 3-isopropylmalate dehydrogenase gives rise to the protein MPKVCVFPGDGIGPEVVREALSVLREVEEVSGKRRFETEEELLGGASYDVHGVPMTDRALSLAQSSDAVLIGAVGGPKWDTLPFEVRPERALLGLRKTLGLFANLRPAKVYGPLLDASPLRRELVEGIDLLVVRELTGGIYFGEPRGIHVIDGVETGINTEVYTRPEIERVARFAFELARKRTGRMTSVDKANVLEASVLWRKVVTEVGEREFPDIALSHMLVDNCAMQLVRYPKQFDVVVTTNLFGDILTDEASMITGSIGMLPSASLGGEVGLYEPIHGSAPDIAGKGLANPLATILSVAMMLYYSFNMPGESALIENAVEKVLADGNRTGDIFREGAGIRRVGTSEMGKRVRQAIRDNA
- a CDS encoding aspartate-semialdehyde dehydrogenase, whose protein sequence is MGTKRFSVAVAGATGAVGEVMLRILEERKFPLRSVRLLASERSIGKKLRFQGEEIPIELLQKSSFKGIDIALFSAGASRSKEFAPAAWESGAVVVDNSSAFRMEPDIPLVVPEINAEAIGQYRNRGIIANPNCTTIIAIMPLKPLHDYGTLRRVVASSYQATSGAGAKAMAELIAQTKAYTRDEKMEVAAFKHQIAFNVIPHIDAFLENGYTKEEMKMANEGRKILGIPDLRVTCTTVRVPVLTAHSISINAQFEKKITREKARELIAAFPGCQVMDDPGNNRYPMPLFCAGKDDCYVGRIREDDSAENALNLWVCGDQLRKGAALNAIQIAEVLARKHLQPANV
- the truA gene encoding tRNA pseudouridine(38-40) synthase TruA, producing MRKRRVKATVSYDGTGYQGFQLQPNGVTIQAVIEKALESLLREPVRIRPAGRTDAGVHARRQVVDFADSGRRSLEVIVRGGNALLPPEIRILSAEEVPLAFDARRYAKSKEYRYFLHNAPVPSPFFARYAWHLASPVDLGAMREGLAHIVGSHDFTSFRGQGCAARTTVREIYRAGIGEAAVPGLHCVMIAGSGFLRHMVRNVVGTLVDIGRGKSPPDRMRELLGLGDRTLAGETAPPHGLFLWEVSYGSPPDAGTAGERAGGEGFFS
- the rplM gene encoding 50S ribosomal protein L13 produces the protein MTDFFTKEDATREWYVVDAQDQVLGRLATRVASVLRGKHKAAFTPNADIGDFVIVINADKVKLTGRKMTDKSYYRHTGYIGGLKETTPGKVLASKHPGRVVEWAVRGMLPKTRLGDRLFTKLKVYAGPNHPHKAQQPRPLAVNEQERA
- the rpsI gene encoding 30S ribosomal protein S9, which gives rise to MAQAKIYATGKRKTSIARVYLTPGSGRIQVNGREFEEYFPVLALRANAVQPLVLTGKRQSVDVEVNVTGGGPASQADSLKYGLAKALQIENPELRTTLKRAGYLTRDARVKERKKYGRPGARKRFQFSKR